From the genome of Mycobacterium dioxanotrophicus, one region includes:
- a CDS encoding amino acid deaminase, with translation MTTRSEPTLDGQAVQAMAAERLSVLDKALPASAAGLTTAEFLATGPRLSSFMTPVMTLDDSALEANVAAMAQWCADRGVELAPHGKTTMSPVLWDRQIRSGAWGVTLATASQVRVGVHFGVRRIQLANALVDPGALHWLAQAMTEHPDLEVLTWADSPGTIDAMERALTDVPVPRPIPVLVELGAAGGRTGARTVEEATAVAERIAASPVLRVAGVSGYEGALAHDSSAQSLARVRTYLQDMAALHDRIETAGHYPPDGAVYVTAGGSAYFDVVAEVLAPLAGGRTHVVVRAGAATIHDDGFYTGITPFTRDPEHHYQLRSAMHTWARVVSRPEPGLALLDAGKRDVPFDEGLPVPQLVAAELGAPARPLADATITAVNDQHAFLRISPDSDLRVGDVVRLGLSHPCTAFDKWRWIPVLAGDSDDPPVVDLIRTYF, from the coding sequence ATGACGACTCGCAGCGAGCCGACGCTAGACGGCCAGGCAGTGCAGGCCATGGCGGCCGAGCGACTGTCCGTACTGGACAAGGCACTGCCCGCTTCGGCGGCCGGTCTCACCACCGCCGAGTTCCTGGCCACCGGGCCACGACTGTCGTCGTTCATGACACCGGTGATGACGCTCGACGATTCGGCCCTCGAGGCGAACGTCGCCGCCATGGCGCAGTGGTGCGCCGACCGCGGTGTGGAGCTGGCGCCGCACGGCAAGACCACCATGTCGCCGGTGCTGTGGGACCGCCAGATACGCAGCGGGGCATGGGGAGTCACGTTGGCCACGGCCAGCCAGGTGCGGGTGGGCGTGCATTTCGGCGTGCGGCGCATTCAGCTGGCCAACGCCCTGGTGGATCCGGGTGCACTGCACTGGCTGGCCCAGGCGATGACCGAGCACCCCGACCTGGAGGTGCTCACCTGGGCCGACTCCCCCGGCACCATCGATGCGATGGAGCGCGCGCTCACCGACGTGCCCGTCCCCCGGCCGATCCCGGTACTCGTCGAGCTGGGTGCGGCCGGCGGACGAACCGGGGCACGCACGGTCGAGGAGGCGACGGCGGTCGCCGAGCGCATCGCGGCAAGCCCCGTGCTGCGGGTGGCAGGCGTGTCCGGTTACGAGGGCGCCCTGGCACACGACTCCTCGGCGCAATCGTTGGCGCGGGTGCGTACCTACCTGCAGGACATGGCGGCCTTGCACGACCGGATCGAGACCGCGGGGCACTACCCACCCGACGGTGCGGTGTATGTGACCGCAGGCGGCAGCGCGTATTTCGACGTGGTCGCCGAGGTGCTGGCGCCGCTGGCCGGCGGGCGGACCCATGTGGTGGTCCGCGCCGGAGCGGCGACCATCCACGACGACGGGTTCTACACCGGCATCACACCGTTCACGCGCGACCCGGAACACCACTATCAGCTGCGATCGGCGATGCACACGTGGGCCCGCGTGGTGTCGCGGCCGGAACCCGGCCTGGCGCTGCTCGACGCAGGCAAGCGTGACGTCCCGTTCGACGAGGGGCTGCCGGTTCCACAGCTCGTCGCCGCAGAGCTCGGAGCTCCGGCCCGCCCGCTCGCCGATGCGACGATCACCGCGGTCAACGATCAACACGCGTTCCTGCGCATCTCCCCTGACTCCGACCTGCGCGTCGGCGACGTTGTGCGGCTGGGCCTTTCGCACCCGTGTACGGCCTTCGACAAGTGGCGCTGGATCCCGGTGCTGGCCGGCGACAGCGACGATCCGCCCGTGGTCGACCTCATCCGCACCTACTTCTGA
- a CDS encoding N-acyl-D-amino-acid deacylase family protein, whose protein sequence is MRTLIRAATVVDGTETPRYSADVLVDGERIAGIYRHGPGAADADRVIDAAGLVLAPGFIDMHAHSDLQILLNPTHPSRITQGVTTEVLGQDGLSYAPVTSEVLAVVRRKIAGWNSDPADFDFDWRSVGEYLDRLDRGIATNAAYLVPHGVVRALAVGWDDTPASDAQIAAMQHIVGQAMTEGAIGLSLGLTYTPGMYADNAELLALCRTVAAHGGYFSPHHRSYGAGALQAYAEMIDLAIRSGCALHLAHATLNFGPNKGRAPELLAMLDAAAAAGADISLDTYPYLPGATTLSAILPSWASAGNTEETLARLTDPAVLARVREHLEVTGSDGCHGVTAEWNTIEISGVQDPSLNRYVGQTIADIAAAEGREPFDVCIDILLRDELGSGILQHVGHEENVQAIMRDPRHTAGSDGLLVGAKPHPRGWGTFARYLGHYCRDLGLMSLEECVGHLSGRPARRLRLADRGFVRRGFAADLALFDPDTVADTATYDQPRQAAAGFTHVFVRGQLALDDGELTGATAGRSLRRHPDGGTR, encoded by the coding sequence ATGCGCACCCTCATCCGCGCCGCCACTGTCGTCGATGGCACTGAGACGCCGCGGTATTCGGCCGATGTGCTCGTCGACGGCGAGCGGATCGCCGGGATTTATCGGCACGGTCCCGGCGCGGCCGACGCGGACCGGGTGATCGATGCGGCCGGGCTGGTCCTGGCGCCGGGATTCATCGACATGCACGCCCATTCGGACCTGCAGATCCTGCTGAATCCCACCCATCCGTCACGGATCACCCAGGGGGTGACCACCGAGGTGCTCGGGCAGGACGGGCTGTCCTACGCCCCGGTCACGTCCGAGGTGCTGGCTGTCGTCCGGCGCAAGATCGCCGGCTGGAACTCCGATCCGGCCGATTTCGACTTCGACTGGCGTTCAGTGGGCGAGTATCTCGACCGGCTCGATCGCGGAATCGCCACCAACGCGGCCTATCTCGTCCCACACGGCGTGGTGCGTGCGCTGGCCGTCGGCTGGGACGACACGCCGGCGTCGGACGCCCAGATCGCCGCGATGCAGCACATCGTGGGCCAGGCGATGACCGAGGGCGCCATCGGCCTGTCCCTCGGCCTGACCTACACCCCCGGCATGTACGCCGACAACGCCGAGCTGTTGGCCCTGTGCCGCACGGTGGCCGCCCACGGCGGGTACTTCTCCCCCCACCACCGCTCATACGGCGCGGGTGCACTGCAGGCCTATGCGGAGATGATCGACCTCGCCATCCGGTCAGGGTGCGCTCTGCATCTCGCGCACGCGACCCTGAACTTCGGCCCGAACAAGGGCCGCGCTCCCGAGTTGCTGGCGATGCTCGACGCCGCAGCCGCGGCGGGTGCCGACATCAGCCTCGATACCTACCCGTACCTGCCCGGGGCCACCACGCTGTCGGCGATCCTGCCGAGCTGGGCGTCGGCGGGCAACACCGAGGAAACGCTCGCGCGGTTGACAGATCCTGCTGTGCTGGCCCGCGTTCGCGAGCATCTTGAGGTCACCGGATCCGACGGGTGTCACGGGGTGACCGCAGAGTGGAACACCATCGAGATCAGCGGGGTGCAGGACCCGTCGTTGAATCGCTATGTGGGACAGACGATTGCGGACATCGCGGCAGCGGAGGGCCGCGAACCGTTCGACGTGTGCATCGACATTCTGCTCCGGGACGAGCTCGGCAGTGGAATCCTGCAACACGTCGGACACGAGGAGAACGTACAAGCCATCATGCGAGATCCCCGGCACACCGCAGGCAGCGACGGGCTGCTGGTCGGCGCGAAACCGCACCCCCGCGGATGGGGCACCTTCGCGCGCTATCTCGGTCACTACTGCCGTGACCTCGGGCTGATGTCGCTGGAGGAATGCGTCGGCCACCTCAGCGGACGGCCTGCGCGTCGGTTGCGGTTGGCCGACCGGGGTTTCGTGCGCCGGGGCTTCGCCGCCGACCTGGCGCTGTTCGATCCCGACACGGTCGCCGACACCGCGACCTACGACCAGCCGCGGCAGGCCGCCGCGGGATTCACCCACGTGTTCGTCCGGGGCCAATTGGCTCTGGACGACGGGGAACTCACCGGAGCGACGGCGGGACGATCGCTGCGCCGCCACCCAGACGGAGGAACGCGATGA
- a CDS encoding oxygenase MpaB family protein yields MTARAANPESDPLGPDSLTWKYFGDLRTGMLGVWIGAIQNMYPELGAGVEEHSILLREPLQRVARSVYPIMGVVYDGERAAQTGAQIRAFHTTIKGVDAEGRRYHALNPETFYWAHATFFMLILKTAEYFCGGLTEAEKHQLFDEHVQWYRMYGMSMRPVPETWEEFQEYWDTKCRDELEINRATLDIFNIRIPKPWFVLMPTPVWDQLFRPLVGAQRWIAAGLFDPTLREKAGMRWTPGDEVLLRIFGKLVELAFVAVPDEIRLHPRALSAYRRASGKIPADAPLVEAPSFTAPPRDRRGMPMHYLPHRKTLLDRAGSLVHTTFSLSVLRPARKPAQRRTSAA; encoded by the coding sequence ATGACCGCGAGAGCAGCCAACCCCGAGTCGGACCCGCTGGGCCCGGACTCGCTGACGTGGAAATACTTCGGCGACCTGCGCACCGGCATGCTCGGCGTGTGGATCGGCGCCATCCAGAACATGTATCCCGAGCTGGGTGCCGGAGTCGAAGAGCACTCGATTTTGCTGCGCGAACCGTTGCAGCGGGTGGCTCGGTCGGTGTACCCGATCATGGGCGTCGTCTACGACGGTGAGCGGGCCGCGCAGACCGGCGCGCAGATCAGGGCCTTCCACACCACCATCAAGGGTGTCGACGCCGAGGGCAGGCGCTACCACGCGCTGAACCCGGAGACCTTCTATTGGGCACACGCCACGTTCTTCATGCTGATTCTCAAGACCGCCGAGTACTTCTGCGGCGGGCTCACCGAGGCCGAGAAACACCAGCTGTTCGACGAGCACGTGCAGTGGTACCGCATGTACGGCATGAGCATGCGGCCGGTACCCGAGACCTGGGAAGAGTTCCAGGAGTACTGGGACACCAAGTGCCGCGACGAGCTCGAGATCAACCGGGCCACGCTCGACATCTTCAACATCCGGATTCCCAAACCGTGGTTCGTCCTGATGCCCACCCCGGTCTGGGACCAACTGTTCCGACCGTTGGTCGGCGCGCAGCGGTGGATCGCCGCCGGCCTGTTCGATCCCACGTTGCGGGAAAAGGCCGGGATGCGCTGGACTCCGGGTGACGAGGTGTTGCTCCGGATCTTCGGCAAGCTCGTCGAACTGGCGTTCGTGGCCGTGCCCGACGAGATCCGGCTACATCCGCGGGCGTTGTCGGCCTACCGGCGCGCGTCGGGCAAGATCCCGGCCGACGCCCCACTGGTGGAAGCACCGAGCTTCACGGCACCGCCACGCGATCGCCGCGGTATGCCGATGCACTATCTGCCGCACCGCAAGACACTGCTCGACCGGGCGGGCTCACTGGTGCACACGACGTTCTCGCTGTCGGTGCTGCGGCCGGCAAGGAAGCCGGCCCAGCGCCGTACCAGCGCGGCCTAG
- a CDS encoding IclR family transcriptional regulator: MSQSLARALHLLIHLGSGPATLDELAAATDVHKTTVLRLLRTLADERFAFRDHDNRYHLGSRIFELAEYGADQREIRQIASRHLVEFNRTYGRTTHVAAMEGDSVVYIDKLESHDLIRMYSRIGLSANLNSTAVAKVILADLPDAELRPIVAAMDFTKRAANTITTPEAYLREIESVRAQGWAQDREENEPSINCIGVPVRGASGKVVAAVSVSVPEVVLPFDQLLELLEPLQAVCQRISTDCGYRPRP, encoded by the coding sequence GTGAGCCAGAGCCTCGCCCGCGCACTGCACCTGCTGATCCACCTCGGCAGCGGTCCGGCCACGCTGGACGAACTCGCCGCAGCCACCGATGTGCACAAGACCACCGTGCTACGCCTGCTGCGCACCCTGGCCGACGAGCGATTCGCCTTCCGCGACCACGACAATCGCTACCACCTCGGGTCGCGAATCTTCGAGCTCGCCGAATATGGCGCCGACCAGCGCGAGATCCGGCAGATCGCGTCGCGCCACCTTGTCGAGTTCAACCGCACGTACGGCCGCACCACGCACGTCGCCGCCATGGAGGGTGACAGCGTCGTCTACATCGACAAACTCGAATCGCACGACCTCATCAGGATGTACTCGCGAATCGGCTTGAGCGCCAACCTGAATTCCACCGCGGTGGCCAAGGTGATCCTGGCCGACCTGCCCGATGCCGAGCTGCGGCCGATCGTGGCGGCCATGGATTTCACGAAGCGCGCCGCGAACACCATCACCACCCCCGAGGCGTATCTGCGCGAGATCGAATCCGTCCGAGCCCAGGGGTGGGCCCAGGATCGCGAGGAGAACGAGCCGTCGATCAATTGCATCGGGGTTCCGGTCCGCGGCGCGTCCGGCAAGGTCGTCGCCGCGGTGTCGGTATCGGTACCCGAGGTGGTGTTGCCCTTTGACCAGTTGCTCGAGCTGCTCGAGCCGCTGCAGGCCGTATGCCAACGAATCTCCACCGACTGCGGCTACCGGCCGCGCCCCTGA
- a CDS encoding RidA family protein, translated as MSDSQVIRTDGAPAPAHTFSQGIRKGGLLQVSGQGPMDPATNTYIGEGDVKAQTRRTLENVKAILAAGGAGVDDVLMFRVYLTKREDFAAMNEVYGEFIAENVKSDQLPCRTTVFVDLPHEVMLVEIDALAAVG; from the coding sequence ATGTCTGACTCACAGGTCATCCGCACCGACGGCGCGCCGGCGCCCGCCCACACCTTCAGCCAGGGCATCCGCAAGGGTGGGCTGTTGCAGGTTTCCGGCCAGGGCCCGATGGACCCCGCGACCAACACCTACATCGGCGAGGGTGACGTCAAGGCGCAGACCCGCCGCACGCTGGAGAACGTCAAGGCGATCCTGGCCGCAGGCGGCGCAGGGGTCGACGACGTCCTGATGTTCCGCGTCTACCTCACCAAGCGCGAGGACTTCGCCGCCATGAACGAGGTCTACGGCGAATTCATCGCCGAGAACGTCAAGTCCGATCAACTGCCTTGCCGGACAACGGTATTCGTCGATCTTCCGCACGAAGTGATGCTGGTCGAGATCGACGCGCTCGCTGCCGTCGGCTAG
- a CDS encoding adenylate/guanylate cyclase domain-containing protein translates to MDGESFDERSGRNGEIDQVPGRSGPAQDLSGPLGWLQRTNHSPALIGLVRRVRRALPGDPDFGDPLSAAGEGGPRAAARVADRFLDRDAASREMSLGALQVWQALTERVSGTPANPEVTLVFTDLVGFSSWSLRAGDDATLRLLRRVAQVVEPPLLEAGGHIVKRMGDGMMAVFSDPVVALRAVITALEAVNSVEVEGYTPRMRVGMHTGRPQRIGSDWLGVDVNVTARVMERATKGGLMLSNTTLDLIPADELSAQGLTVKRQRWQVFSPRPDGVPDDLVIYRVRLPRQTLVDEPDDQGVPGG, encoded by the coding sequence GTGGATGGCGAATCGTTCGATGAACGATCCGGCCGCAACGGGGAAATCGATCAGGTGCCGGGTCGGTCCGGACCGGCTCAGGATCTGTCCGGCCCTCTGGGCTGGCTACAACGGACCAATCACAGCCCCGCGCTGATCGGGTTGGTCCGCCGCGTCCGCCGGGCACTGCCGGGGGACCCCGACTTCGGGGACCCGCTGTCGGCAGCTGGCGAAGGCGGCCCACGTGCCGCGGCCCGGGTGGCCGACCGGTTCCTGGACCGCGACGCGGCCTCCCGCGAGATGAGCCTGGGCGCCCTGCAGGTGTGGCAGGCGCTGACCGAACGGGTGTCGGGCACTCCGGCAAACCCCGAGGTGACCCTGGTCTTCACCGACCTCGTCGGCTTCTCGTCCTGGTCGCTGCGCGCAGGCGACGACGCGACGCTGCGGCTGTTGCGGCGGGTGGCCCAGGTGGTCGAACCGCCGCTGCTGGAAGCCGGCGGCCACATCGTCAAGCGCATGGGTGACGGGATGATGGCGGTGTTCTCCGACCCGGTCGTCGCACTGCGCGCCGTGATCACCGCGCTGGAAGCGGTGAATTCGGTTGAGGTGGAAGGCTATACACCGCGAATGCGGGTCGGTATGCACACCGGGCGGCCGCAACGCATCGGATCGGATTGGCTCGGCGTGGATGTCAACGTCACGGCCCGAGTCATGGAGCGCGCCACCAAGGGTGGCCTGATGCTGTCGAACACCACGCTCGATCTGATTCCGGCGGACGAGTTGAGTGCGCAGGGGTTGACCGTCAAACGGCAACGGTGGCAGGTCTTTTCGCCTCGGCCGGACGGGGTGCCCGACGACCTGGTCATTTACCGTGTGCGACTGCCCCGGCAGACGCTCGTCGACGAACCCGACGACCAGGGTGTGCCCGGCGGGTGA
- a CDS encoding sugar kinase: MHEPTTNPVRGVACLGEPLVLTSDADPHLAGAQAGLHLAGAQAGLHLAGAEANVAAGLVAWGIPAAFVGRLGDDDFGALIRSELIARGVDVSAVEIDPTRPTGHYSKVTAPDETGEPQTVSRYTRSGSAASAMTPAFLDSPARAAAFKHAAVVHCSGITAALSDTCLAMMRRLLTDRPGITGRMSFDVNWREQLWPDGDPAKVVDLANRADLVLVGADEALRVMGTADPAELRRILPAPNTLVIKDGARRAIAVDRAGATIVVPALSVEVVEPVGAGDAFAAGFLSGIVRGEDTATCLRRGHLGAAVTLTVVADSAPPPPEELARQLLTCSERQWAATTVTASGISMQDRV; this comes from the coding sequence GTGCACGAACCGACCACAAACCCGGTCCGGGGTGTCGCATGCCTCGGTGAGCCGCTCGTGCTGACCTCTGACGCGGATCCGCACCTGGCCGGTGCGCAGGCTGGATTGCACCTGGCCGGTGCTCAGGCTGGATTGCACCTGGCCGGTGCGGAAGCCAACGTGGCGGCCGGCCTGGTTGCCTGGGGCATCCCGGCCGCCTTCGTCGGCCGCCTCGGCGACGACGACTTCGGCGCACTGATCCGATCCGAGCTGATCGCGCGCGGCGTCGACGTCTCCGCCGTCGAAATCGACCCGACCCGGCCCACGGGGCACTACTCCAAGGTCACCGCGCCCGACGAGACCGGCGAGCCGCAAACGGTCAGTCGCTACACCAGATCCGGTTCGGCGGCCTCGGCGATGACGCCCGCGTTCCTTGATTCGCCTGCCCGGGCGGCCGCCTTCAAGCACGCGGCGGTGGTGCACTGCAGCGGCATCACGGCGGCCCTGTCCGACACCTGCCTGGCGATGATGCGTCGGCTACTGACCGACCGCCCCGGCATCACCGGCCGGATGAGCTTCGACGTGAACTGGCGTGAACAACTCTGGCCCGACGGCGATCCCGCGAAGGTGGTCGACCTGGCCAACCGTGCCGACCTGGTCCTGGTCGGCGCGGACGAGGCGCTTCGGGTCATGGGCACCGCCGACCCGGCCGAGTTGCGCCGCATCCTGCCGGCACCGAACACCCTGGTCATCAAAGACGGTGCCCGCCGGGCCATCGCCGTCGACCGCGCGGGCGCCACGATCGTCGTTCCCGCGTTGAGCGTCGAAGTGGTCGAACCGGTCGGAGCCGGCGACGCGTTCGCCGCCGGCTTTCTCAGCGGGATTGTGCGCGGCGAGGATACGGCCACCTGCCTGCGTCGCGGCCACCTCGGCGCGGCGGTCACCCTCACCGTGGTCGCCGACTCGGCCCCGCCACCGCCGGAAGAGCTGGCCCGGCAACTGCTCACCTGTTCGGAACGGCAATGGGCGGCCACCACCGTCACCGCATCGGGCATCTCGATGCAGGACAGAGTCTGA
- the pheS gene encoding phenylalanine--tRNA ligase subunit alpha, whose product MAQQPSDLSEEALTKAVSAARHAFELSGDLDALARAKTEHLGDRAPIALARQALATLPKEDRADAGKRVNVARGDAQRAYDERLAVLRAERDAAVLVAERIDVTLPSTRQPVGARHPITILAENVADTFVAMGWELAEGPEVETEQFNFDALNFPPDHPARSEQDTFQIAPPASPVASLAPEGSRQVLRTHTSPVQIRALLERELPVYIVSIGRTFRTDELDSTHTPVFHQVEGLAVDKGLTMAHLRGTLDAFARAQFGPEGRTRFRPHFFPFTEPSAEVDIWFPDKKGGPGWVEWGGCGMVNPNVLRACGIDPDEYSGFAFGMGLERTLQFRNGIPDMRDMVEGDVRFSLPFGVGA is encoded by the coding sequence GTGGCTCAGCAGCCCAGTGATCTCTCCGAAGAAGCCCTGACCAAAGCCGTCAGCGCGGCCCGGCATGCCTTTGAGCTGTCCGGCGACCTCGACGCGCTCGCGCGCGCCAAGACCGAGCACCTGGGGGACCGGGCGCCGATCGCACTGGCCCGGCAGGCGTTGGCGACGCTGCCCAAGGAAGACCGCGCCGACGCCGGCAAACGGGTCAACGTTGCTCGCGGCGACGCGCAGCGTGCCTACGACGAGCGGTTGGCCGTGTTGCGCGCCGAGCGGGACGCCGCGGTCCTGGTGGCCGAGCGGATCGACGTGACCCTGCCGTCGACGCGTCAGCCCGTGGGCGCCCGGCACCCGATCACCATCCTGGCCGAGAACGTCGCCGACACGTTCGTCGCCATGGGTTGGGAGTTGGCGGAGGGACCCGAGGTCGAGACCGAACAGTTCAACTTCGACGCGCTGAACTTCCCGCCCGACCACCCCGCCCGCAGCGAGCAGGACACCTTCCAGATCGCCCCTCCGGCATCCCCCGTCGCTTCGCTCGCCCCTGAAGGCTCCCGTCAGGTGCTGCGTACCCACACCTCGCCCGTGCAGATCCGGGCCCTGCTGGAACGCGAACTGCCGGTCTACATCGTCTCGATCGGACGGACGTTCCGCACCGACGAACTGGATTCCACCCACACGCCGGTGTTCCACCAGGTGGAAGGCCTCGCGGTGGACAAGGGCCTGACCATGGCCCACCTGCGGGGCACCCTCGACGCGTTCGCGCGGGCGCAGTTCGGGCCGGAGGGCCGCACCCGGTTCCGGCCGCACTTCTTCCCGTTCACCGAGCCGTCGGCCGAAGTGGACATCTGGTTCCCCGACAAAAAGGGCGGACCCGGCTGGGTTGAGTGGGGCGGCTGCGGCATGGTCAACCCGAATGTGTTGCGTGCCTGCGGTATCGACCCCGACGAGTATTCGGGCTTTGCCTTCGGAATGGGATTGGAGCGAACCCTGCAGTTCCGCAACGGGATTCCCGACATGCGTGACATGGTCGAGGGCGACGTGCGCTTCTCGCTGCCGTTCGGGGTGGGCGCCTGA